A window of the Desulfobacula toluolica Tol2 genome harbors these coding sequences:
- the ptsP gene encoding phosphoenolpyruvate--protein phosphotransferase, which yields MVISKSRQIIIKGISGSPGICIGKAYIVDKEGVNLIKRYPVSDALVPKEIDRFKQAVLKAKNDHAKIIEALDDDIGENLNILETHMVLFKDKMLYGKTIDIITSEKINAEWALRKVSRKVKAMFQQIDDKYLQARVNDIVQVSDKIMSYLIGAQDIKISDINKRVIIVAHDLSPADASQIQLERIKGFVTDRGGKDSHTSIVAKSLKIPSVLGLGRATINVKNDDILIVDGSSGTLIINPDEDTLFEYEARLARFEEYRAGLERESHLPAVTKDGFFLNLMANIELVEEVVAVKDYGAIDIGLFRTEFLYLDLKRFPTEDELLCKYKELVELMSPQSVTIRTLDINGDKVNPYLSTVEEANPSLGLRAVRFCLENEDIFITQLKAILRAAAFGNIKLLIPMISCVEEIIQVKQVINKAILELDHEDKIFNKDIPLGIMIEVPSAVIMAEHLADHVDFFSIGTNDLIQYSMAIDRRNRRVAHLYQALNPAVLKMIKMTYDAAKKKGIDLVMCGEMAGDPINLPVLVGMGLSNFSMNPASIPAVKKLIRELDAQKAEKNVKEIMKFNTVQEISDFILKEYKDILPFRETDENL from the coding sequence ATGGTCATTTCAAAGTCACGTCAGATAATTATAAAAGGAATCAGCGGGTCACCCGGTATCTGCATCGGTAAGGCATATATCGTTGACAAAGAAGGTGTCAACCTCATTAAGCGGTATCCAGTAAGTGACGCACTGGTGCCAAAAGAGATAGACCGGTTCAAGCAGGCTGTTTTAAAAGCAAAAAACGACCATGCCAAGATCATTGAGGCCCTTGATGATGATATTGGTGAAAATTTGAATATCCTTGAAACACATATGGTTCTGTTTAAGGATAAAATGCTGTATGGCAAAACCATTGATATTATTACCAGTGAAAAGATCAATGCGGAATGGGCCTTGAGAAAAGTATCAAGAAAAGTCAAAGCCATGTTTCAGCAGATTGATGACAAATATCTGCAGGCCAGGGTAAATGATATTGTTCAGGTTTCAGACAAGATTATGTCATATTTGATTGGTGCCCAGGACATTAAGATTTCCGATATAAACAAGCGTGTGATTATTGTTGCACATGATTTGTCTCCTGCGGATGCCAGTCAGATACAGCTTGAGAGAATAAAAGGGTTTGTTACCGACCGTGGCGGAAAAGATTCTCATACAAGTATTGTTGCCAAATCATTAAAAATTCCTTCTGTGCTGGGACTGGGCCGGGCAACAATCAATGTTAAAAATGATGATATTTTAATTGTTGACGGTTCTTCCGGAACTTTGATCATAAACCCGGATGAAGACACTCTTTTTGAATATGAAGCCCGCCTGGCAAGGTTTGAAGAATACAGGGCAGGTTTGGAAAGAGAGAGTCATCTTCCGGCTGTCACTAAAGACGGATTTTTTTTAAACCTTATGGCCAACATTGAGCTTGTAGAAGAAGTTGTTGCAGTCAAAGACTACGGGGCAATAGACATAGGTCTTTTCCGGACCGAATTTTTATACCTTGATTTAAAAAGGTTCCCGACCGAGGATGAACTCTTATGTAAATACAAGGAACTTGTCGAATTAATGAGTCCGCAGAGCGTAACCATCCGGACACTTGATATTAATGGAGACAAGGTTAATCCATATTTATCAACGGTTGAAGAGGCTAACCCTTCTTTAGGGTTGCGGGCAGTAAGGTTCTGTCTTGAGAATGAGGATATCTTTATTACGCAGTTGAAAGCCATTTTAAGGGCGGCAGCCTTTGGAAATATCAAATTGCTGATTCCGATGATTTCTTGTGTCGAAGAAATTATTCAGGTCAAACAGGTTATCAATAAAGCAATCCTTGAACTTGACCATGAAGATAAAATTTTTAATAAGGATATTCCTCTTGGCATTATGATTGAGGTGCCGTCTGCAGTCATTATGGCTGAACACCTTGCCGATCATGTAGATTTTTTCAGCATTGGAACAAATGATCTGATTCAATATTCCATGGCGATCGACAGGCGCAACAGGCGGGTAGCGCATCTATACCAGGCATTGAATCCGGCGGTGTTAAAAATGATTAAAATGACCTATGACGCTGCAAAGAAAAAAGGTATAGATCTGGTAATGTGTGGAGAGATGGCAGGTGATCCAATTAATCTGCCTGTTCTTGTGGGTATGGGATTGTCAAATTTTTCCATGAACCCTGCTTCCATTCCGGCAGTTAAAAAATTGATTCGTGAACTTGATGCACAAAAGGCTGAAAAGAACGTAAAAGAAATTATGAAATTCAATACTGTGCAAGAAATATCGGATTTTATTTTAAAGGAATATAAAGATATCCTCCCTTTTCGAGAGACGGATGAAAACCTATGA
- a CDS encoding substrate-binding protein codes for MIFSLALSVVFLWSVNGYAYDKIVKIGLNYPRTGPYSVQGLDQIRATELAVNEINSNGGILEKKVKVVWRDSQSRVDTTISNVTDLIDNEQVKMVFGGSASNVALAASRLCQEKRIIFFGTLTYSTATTGTHAHRHTFRECYNAWMGAKAIGSYLKKHFPAKQKKYFYITADYTWGDTTESSVRHFTGTKDKERHKGIKISFPDATEKEFRKAILFAGMLKPDVLVLVLFGRNMSTAIRQVKILGLEKKIQIIVPNLTLGMAQDGGPRVMEGVIGTLAWCWQVPYLYDYPKGKKFVESFVKRYNRYPSTSGACAYTILYQYKQAVERAGSFDSSAVIRSLEGHNYVSLKDEQMWRKFDHQSVQSVFTVKCKPEIDVIKDRFHLDYFEIIEKMTGEEAVRTREEWNALRLNSGMPIDLEKLPD; via the coding sequence TTGATATTCTCATTAGCACTTTCAGTTGTTTTTTTGTGGTCTGTAAACGGGTATGCCTACGACAAAATAGTTAAAATAGGTTTGAATTATCCACGAACCGGCCCATACTCAGTTCAGGGCCTTGATCAGATCAGGGCCACAGAACTTGCTGTGAATGAAATAAACTCAAACGGCGGTATCCTGGAAAAAAAGGTGAAAGTGGTCTGGCGCGATTCCCAATCAAGGGTTGATACAACAATTTCAAATGTCACGGACTTGATTGATAATGAGCAGGTAAAGATGGTTTTTGGAGGCTCTGCCAGCAATGTTGCCCTGGCAGCCAGCCGATTGTGCCAGGAAAAAAGGATCATCTTTTTTGGCACTTTGACCTATTCAACAGCAACAACAGGAACACATGCCCATCGCCATACATTCCGCGAATGCTATAATGCATGGATGGGAGCCAAGGCCATTGGCAGTTATCTTAAAAAGCATTTTCCTGCAAAACAAAAAAAATATTTTTACATCACAGCAGATTACACATGGGGAGACACAACAGAATCTTCTGTAAGACATTTTACAGGAACCAAAGACAAAGAGAGACACAAAGGCATAAAAATATCCTTTCCTGATGCAACAGAAAAAGAATTTAGAAAAGCAATCCTGTTTGCAGGGATGTTGAAACCGGACGTCCTGGTACTGGTTCTTTTTGGAAGGAATATGAGTACGGCAATCAGGCAGGTAAAAATTCTCGGACTTGAAAAGAAAATTCAAATTATCGTTCCAAATCTTACCCTTGGGATGGCACAAGATGGTGGACCAAGAGTTATGGAAGGGGTTATCGGAACGCTTGCCTGGTGCTGGCAAGTGCCGTATCTTTATGATTATCCAAAAGGAAAAAAATTTGTTGAATCATTTGTCAAAAGGTATAATAGATATCCGTCCACATCCGGGGCTTGTGCTTATACAATTTTATATCAATACAAGCAAGCAGTTGAAAGAGCTGGTTCCTTTGATTCTTCCGCAGTGATCAGAAGCCTTGAAGGCCACAATTATGTTTCGTTAAAAGATGAACAAATGTGGCGGAAGTTTGACCACCAGTCGGTGCAGAGTGTGTTCACTGTAAAATGCAAACCTGAAATTGATGTCATAAAAGACAGGTTTCATCTGGATTATTTTGAAATTATTGAAAAAATGACAGGAGAAGAAGCTGTCCGCACGCGAGAAGAATGGAATGCTTTGCGCCTGAATTCAGGCATGCCAATTGATTTGGAAAAACTGCCTGATTGA
- a CDS encoding transporter substrate-binding domain-containing protein, translating into MTAEQTVIKKKRLQTIIVDNYYPYSFVNEAGQLDGFSVDLIKAVIKAMYLELDIQVDDWDKAQDSLKIGAIDLLPMMAYSKVRDQYFDFSVPHTIAFDAFFTRKNTKK; encoded by the coding sequence ATGACTGCAGAACAAACGGTCATTAAAAAAAAGCGGCTTCAAACCATTATCGTGGATAATTATTATCCATATAGTTTTGTAAATGAAGCAGGACAACTGGATGGTTTCAGCGTTGATCTGATTAAAGCCGTAATCAAGGCCATGTACCTGGAACTTGATATCCAGGTTGATGATTGGGATAAAGCTCAAGACAGTCTGAAAATCGGGGCAATTGATCTTCTGCCCATGATGGCCTATTCCAAGGTCAGGGATCAATATTTTGATTTCTCAGTGCCTCATACCATTGCCTTTGATGCTTTTTTTACAAGAAAAAATACAAAAAAATAG
- a CDS encoding PAS domain-containing hybrid sensor histidine kinase/response regulator produces MNHHHLSNIRLVVNMEIITDIAILCQFLKTGSSSITILILNKGLKRQVKLRTEKLNSANVQLKTEIAEREQAEEALRESEGRFRAAFDSAKDCVLIWDKDYNYLYANQSAIDHFGTTPDKVIGRNIRDGLGQTPYFMTLWMSRIDKVFETGKVLRVQDEQEMMGRLYYTDSIISPIYALNEAVSSVCVVYRDVTELKKTEIALSQEKERLLVTLRSIGDGVITTDTKGRITLINKIAEKLTGWTQVEAYERDIKDVFNIINVKTGQQCENTVEKVLKAKSVVEPSNYTNLIARDGTERMIANSGAPIFNINSEIIGVVLVFRDVTEKNKIETQLQQAQKMESIGTLAGGIAHDFNNILFPIVGHTEMLIEDFLEDSPYRDSLNEIYTAGLRARELVQQILAFSRQQKNEIKRIKIQPIFREALKMIRSTISTTIDINQNIDTECSAINADPIQIHQIIMNLAINAFHAMEDDGGTLTASLKEVELGEPDLINPDMKPGNYAHLVVADTGIGIDKDVKEKIFDPFFTTKKEGKGTGMGLSVVHGIVTSMGGAIQVYSKLGKGTQFNLYFPVEKNVSEDQKSQAEEPFRRGTEQILLVDDEESIIKMEKRMLERWGYHITPHTSSIEALETFRSTPDKFDLVITDMAMPAMPGNKLSAELIKIRPDIPILLCTGYSEKFSEEKVLSVGIKGFLFKPIMMKDLSKKMRDVLVK; encoded by the coding sequence ATGAACCATCACCATCTCTCAAATATAAGGCTTGTCGTTAATATGGAGATAATAACTGACATTGCAATTCTATGTCAATTTTTAAAAACTGGATCATCGAGTATTACAATCCTTATTTTGAACAAAGGCCTGAAAAGACAGGTTAAATTGCGAACAGAAAAGCTTAATTCAGCAAACGTTCAGTTGAAAACCGAAATAGCTGAACGCGAACAGGCTGAAGAGGCCCTGCGTGAAAGTGAGGGACGTTTCCGGGCTGCATTTGATTCGGCGAAAGATTGTGTTTTGATTTGGGACAAAGACTACAACTATCTCTACGCTAACCAGTCGGCGATTGATCATTTCGGGACTACGCCAGACAAGGTCATAGGCAGGAACATCAGAGATGGATTGGGGCAAACTCCTTATTTTATGACTCTTTGGATGAGCCGCATTGACAAAGTATTTGAAACAGGTAAAGTGCTGAGAGTGCAAGACGAACAAGAAATGATGGGGCGTCTTTACTATACCGATTCAATTATTTCCCCCATATACGCTTTAAATGAAGCTGTGTCTTCAGTATGTGTTGTGTACCGGGATGTTACCGAACTAAAAAAAACCGAAATAGCACTTTCCCAAGAAAAAGAACGCCTGCTGGTTACATTACGTTCCATAGGTGATGGGGTTATAACCACAGATACAAAAGGTCGGATTACGCTGATCAACAAAATAGCTGAAAAACTTACCGGTTGGACTCAAGTTGAGGCTTACGAAAGGGATATCAAGGATGTCTTTAACATCATAAATGTGAAAACCGGACAACAATGCGAAAATACGGTTGAAAAAGTGCTAAAAGCAAAATCCGTTGTAGAGCCTTCCAATTACACAAATCTCATTGCAAGAGACGGTACAGAGCGAATGATTGCCAACAGCGGCGCTCCCATTTTTAATATAAACAGTGAAATTATTGGTGTTGTATTGGTATTTCGGGATGTAACTGAAAAAAATAAAATCGAAACACAACTCCAACAAGCTCAGAAAATGGAATCGATCGGCACTTTGGCTGGAGGTATTGCCCATGATTTTAACAACATTCTTTTCCCCATTGTAGGTCATACGGAGATGCTAATAGAGGATTTTCTTGAAGACAGTCCATACAGGGACAGCCTTAATGAAATTTACACTGCTGGTTTGAGAGCCAGGGAACTGGTCCAACAAATTCTTGCATTCTCAAGACAACAAAAAAATGAAATAAAACGGATAAAGATACAGCCAATTTTTAGAGAAGCGCTAAAAATGATAAGATCTACAATATCAACCACCATTGATATCAATCAAAATATAGACACTGAATGCAGTGCAATAAACGCTGACCCCATACAAATTCACCAGATCATTATGAACCTGGCAATAAACGCTTTTCATGCCATGGAAGATGACGGTGGCACATTAACGGCAAGCCTTAAAGAAGTTGAACTTGGAGAACCTGATTTGATCAATCCCGATATGAAGCCCGGTAATTATGCCCATTTGGTAGTGGCAGATACCGGCATAGGGATTGATAAAGATGTGAAAGAAAAAATTTTCGATCCTTTTTTTACCACTAAAAAAGAGGGCAAGGGTACCGGGATGGGGCTTTCTGTTGTGCATGGTATTGTAACGAGCATGGGGGGTGCAATACAAGTTTATAGTAAGTTGGGTAAAGGCACACAGTTCAATCTCTATTTTCCAGTAGAAAAAAATGTTTCTGAAGATCAGAAAAGCCAAGCTGAAGAACCATTTCGAAGAGGGACTGAACAAATTTTGCTTGTAGATGATGAAGAAAGTATTATTAAAATGGAAAAACGGATGTTGGAGCGTTGGGGCTATCATATTACGCCACACACCAGCAGTATTGAAGCCCTTGAAACTTTCAGGAGTACCCCTGATAAATTTGACTTGGTCATCACTGATATGGCTATGCCGGCTATGCCTGGAAATAAGCTATCGGCTGAGCTGATAAAAATACGTCCTGATATTCCAATATTGCTTTGCACAGGCTATAGTGAAAAATTTTCTGAAGAAAAGGTGCTGTCCGTTGGTATTAAAGGGTTTTTATTTAAGCCGATTATGATGAAAGATCTTTCGAAAAAGATGCGTGACGTTCTGGTTAAGTAG
- a CDS encoding L-threonylcarbamoyladenylate synthase — MLLKINPDNPQERQISRVVDIIKKGGIIAYPTDTFYGIGCDIMNKKAIEKIYTIKQRNKNKPFSFICPDLKDISKYAKVSNFAYRNMKRLLPGPYTFVLSGSKLVPKIMLTKRRTAGIRVPDNKIALALANELGHPIISTSATRPDGKVFDDPSLLHDYFATTIDIVIDGGSVPGSPSSVISLIDDVPEIIRYGAGNVEIFQ; from the coding sequence ATGCTGTTAAAAATCAATCCAGACAATCCACAGGAGCGACAGATCTCAAGGGTAGTAGATATTATTAAAAAAGGCGGGATTATCGCATATCCCACAGATACATTTTATGGTATCGGATGTGATATTATGAACAAAAAAGCCATTGAAAAAATTTACACCATAAAGCAACGCAATAAAAACAAACCCTTTAGTTTTATCTGTCCTGATTTAAAAGATATCTCCAAATATGCCAAAGTATCCAATTTTGCATATAGAAATATGAAAAGGTTATTGCCGGGACCGTATACATTTGTTCTGTCCGGCTCCAAACTGGTTCCCAAGATAATGCTGACCAAACGGAGAACAGCAGGAATAAGGGTTCCTGATAATAAAATCGCACTGGCACTGGCCAATGAACTTGGCCACCCTATCATTTCAACCAGTGCCACCCGACCGGATGGAAAGGTTTTTGATGACCCGTCACTGCTTCATGATTATTTTGCAACCACCATTGATATAGTTATTGATGGGGGTTCTGTGCCGGGGTCTCCTTCAAGCGTAATTTCTTTAATTGATGACGTACCGGAAATTATCCGTTACGGTGCTGGAAATGTTGAGATCTTCCAATAA
- a CDS encoding transposase, with translation MIYATASLIMYDEAEMLIKKMLPFVENYTDLLNAALIQHSPGMSLSRTQKLWLGFCITGIILTNSINWSAFSRISVGQYKKNALSWMFRNSKIAWEHLFHFSLSIVFQTYGITKGVISIDDSDKKRSKCTTKIFGVHKIKDKSTGGFCMGQGLVFLTLITPKITVPIGYAFHIPDPEISKWSKEDKRLKKAGVPKSERPKEPARSEAYPTITMIANELLETFVKKHPAIKIEAVVADALYGNAIFMDKASEITGTSQIVSQLRNNQNILIKNKKKSVKEYFEHCQPVEQTLCVRGGKEVKVYISCARMYVCAHDKRRFVIALKYKGEKEYRYLVATDLTWQNIDITEVYTLRWLVEVFIQDHKANEGWGKLTKQPGEDGSYRSLTLSLLVDHCLLLHPDQMASINNKLPAKTVGSLCEIIKIDSILSFVEEIIYSDNPESYFKKISVFLKEHFVKSNDSTKHMNLRPWGRHEPSPSLKYKACR, from the coding sequence TTGATATATGCAACCGCTTCACTGATTATGTATGATGAGGCGGAAATGTTAATAAAAAAGATGTTGCCATTTGTTGAGAATTATACCGATTTATTAAATGCTGCATTAATCCAACATTCTCCTGGAATGTCGTTAAGTAGAACTCAAAAGCTTTGGCTGGGCTTCTGCATTACCGGAATAATTTTGACAAACAGCATTAATTGGTCGGCCTTCTCTCGTATTAGTGTGGGACAGTATAAAAAGAATGCTCTTTCCTGGATGTTTCGGAATTCTAAAATTGCTTGGGAACATCTATTCCATTTCAGCCTCAGTATTGTTTTTCAAACTTATGGCATTACGAAAGGGGTTATAAGTATTGATGATTCAGACAAAAAACGCAGCAAATGTACGACTAAAATCTTTGGTGTCCATAAAATAAAAGACAAATCGACAGGTGGATTTTGCATGGGCCAAGGTCTGGTGTTTTTGACTTTGATAACCCCCAAAATAACGGTTCCAATAGGCTACGCTTTTCATATTCCTGATCCTGAGATAAGTAAGTGGTCCAAAGAGGATAAAAGGCTAAAAAAAGCTGGAGTCCCAAAATCAGAACGTCCCAAAGAACCTGCAAGATCCGAAGCATACCCTACCATTACGATGATTGCCAATGAACTGCTGGAGACATTTGTAAAAAAACATCCGGCTATAAAGATAGAAGCAGTTGTTGCTGATGCCCTATATGGCAATGCCATTTTTATGGACAAGGCATCAGAAATTACAGGGACATCTCAAATAGTCAGCCAATTAAGAAACAATCAAAACATCTTGATCAAAAATAAAAAAAAATCAGTGAAAGAATATTTTGAACATTGTCAGCCGGTTGAACAAACATTATGTGTACGCGGTGGTAAGGAGGTTAAAGTGTATATTAGCTGTGCCAGAATGTATGTCTGTGCCCACGACAAAAGAAGATTTGTTATTGCGTTGAAATATAAAGGAGAAAAGGAATATCGATATCTTGTTGCTACGGATTTAACATGGCAAAATATTGATATAACAGAAGTCTATACTCTCCGATGGTTAGTAGAGGTTTTTATTCAAGACCATAAGGCGAATGAAGGATGGGGAAAACTGACCAAACAACCGGGTGAAGATGGGTCTTACAGAAGTTTGACCTTGAGCCTGCTGGTTGATCACTGTCTCCTGCTTCATCCTGACCAGATGGCCTCAATAAACAACAAACTGCCCGCAAAGACTGTTGGCAGCCTATGTGAAATCATCAAGATTGACAGCATCTTATCCTTTGTTGAAGAAATTATATATAGCGACAACCCAGAATCTTACTTTAAAAAAATCTCGGTATTTTTAAAAGAGCATTTTGTCAAATCAAACGATTCAACCAAACATATGAATCTAAGGCCATGGGGGAGACATGAACCATCACCATCTCTCAAATATAAGGCTTGTCGTTAA
- the smpB gene encoding SsrA-binding protein SmpB, translated as MNSEYIKLIATNKKARHNYSIESEYEAGIVLVGTEVKSIREGRVSFQDAYADIKNGEIFLRQLHISPYKYAYYSNHESLRTRKLLLHGYEIRKLWSKIKEKGYTLVPLKIYFKNDKIKVLIGLGRGKKLFDKRESIKKKDMKRDLDRERKKESF; from the coding sequence ATGAACTCAGAATATATTAAACTCATTGCAACCAATAAAAAAGCCCGGCACAACTATTCCATTGAATCAGAATATGAAGCGGGAATCGTTCTGGTCGGGACTGAAGTTAAATCTATCCGGGAAGGACGAGTCAGTTTTCAGGATGCGTACGCAGATATTAAAAATGGTGAAATTTTTTTAAGACAATTACATATCTCACCATACAAATATGCATACTACAGCAACCATGAATCATTGAGAACGCGAAAGTTGCTGCTTCATGGATATGAGATTAGAAAACTTTGGTCAAAAATTAAAGAAAAGGGATATACCCTGGTCCCGTTGAAGATATATTTTAAAAACGATAAAATTAAGGTTCTCATTGGTCTTGGCCGAGGCAAAAAATTATTTGACAAGCGGGAAAGCATCAAGAAAAAAGATATGAAGCGAGATCTTGACAGGGAAAGAAAAAAAGAATCCTTTTAG
- a CDS encoding HDIG domain-containing metalloprotein: MNIPSQKECFKLIEKMDMMDHIIDHSIMVSNVARFLCIKLKKTSPDLDTRLAISAALLHDITKTRSFDTKERHSETGGRMLTELGYPEIGDIIRQHVILDSYENDSPVTVQEIVNYSDKRVLHDKVVSLDKRLEYIKVKYGTKKSFKDRIQIMWTNTINLEKKIFFHLNITPNQLSGCITEEIKKDEYFK; the protein is encoded by the coding sequence ATGAACATACCGTCCCAAAAAGAATGTTTTAAGCTGATAGAGAAAATGGATATGATGGACCATATCATTGACCATTCTATAATGGTTTCCAATGTGGCCCGATTTCTATGTATAAAGCTTAAAAAAACCTCTCCTGATCTTGACACCAGGTTGGCAATTTCCGCAGCATTGCTCCACGACATAACAAAAACCAGAAGTTTTGATACAAAAGAGCGCCATTCTGAAACCGGCGGCCGGATGTTAACCGAATTAGGATATCCGGAAATAGGTGATATCATACGTCAACACGTTATTTTGGACTCTTATGAAAACGATTCGCCTGTGACGGTGCAGGAAATAGTCAATTATTCTGACAAACGGGTATTGCATGACAAAGTAGTATCCCTGGACAAAAGACTTGAATATATCAAGGTTAAATATGGAACAAAAAAAAGTTTTAAAGATCGTATTCAAATAATGTGGACCAATACAATAAATCTGGAAAAAAAAATATTCTTTCATCTCAATATAACACCCAACCAATTATCAGGCTGTATAACGGAAGAAATCAAAAAAGATGAATATTTTAAATAA
- a CDS encoding transporter substrate-binding domain-containing protein gives MQHAGQITINNEKGWPPIIDTDINNYPIGIAVDYYRLIEQKLHFKFKLDKLDTWTNIIKKLQNNEIEVICEMQKNPERSKYVLFTKPYIEIPNVIIVRKEQKGFLALENMRNMKIAVSKGYAITDFIKNNYSYLHLVIFKEETGCLLETATKNVDAAVVNLAAASYFIEKHGITNLRVAGYADYTNALCFASRKDLPLLNRILEKGLALITQAEKDAIYRNWISLGLEYKPFYKNRRFWIVSGSIFGAIITIIITR, from the coding sequence ATGCAGCATGCCGGACAGATAACCATTAATAATGAAAAAGGCTGGCCGCCTATTATCGATACAGATATAAATAACTACCCTATTGGAATTGCTGTTGATTATTACAGGCTCATCGAACAAAAACTTCACTTTAAATTCAAGCTGGACAAGTTAGATACCTGGACAAATATCATCAAGAAGTTACAAAATAATGAGATTGAAGTAATTTGCGAAATGCAAAAAAATCCGGAACGATCTAAATATGTACTCTTTACAAAACCCTACATAGAGATTCCAAATGTGATTATTGTCAGAAAAGAGCAAAAAGGTTTTTTGGCACTAGAGAATATGCGAAATATGAAGATTGCCGTTTCAAAAGGATATGCAATTACGGATTTCATAAAAAACAATTATAGTTATTTGCACCTTGTCATTTTTAAAGAAGAAACCGGTTGTTTGCTTGAAACTGCCACAAAAAACGTCGACGCGGCGGTTGTCAATCTGGCTGCTGCATCATATTTTATTGAAAAACACGGGATAACAAACCTTCGTGTTGCAGGATATGCGGATTATACAAATGCACTTTGCTTTGCATCAAGAAAGGATTTGCCGCTTCTGAATAGGATACTTGAAAAGGGGCTTGCTCTTATCACTCAGGCTGAAAAAGACGCTATTTACCGAAATTGGATTTCCTTGGGATTGGAATATAAACCTTTCTATAAAAACAGGCGTTTTTGGATTGTATCTGGAAGCATTTTCGGAGCAATTATTACAATTATTATTACTCGATGA